A window of Eretmochelys imbricata isolate rEreImb1 chromosome 25, rEreImb1.hap1, whole genome shotgun sequence contains these coding sequences:
- the PEX11G gene encoding peroxisomal membrane protein 11C isoform X2, protein MAAAADPLGSLVSTLESYRGRDRVIRTLCYGCQLAGGVLARKSPTESEMGRRLLAVSAQLSHCRTVLRLFDDLAMLAYSRQYGLGAKEEDAIVRWLSVLSNLADQLYYPCEHVAWAADADVIRTNSHKWWTLSTAFWGLSLVLGIVRSLRILFQLRRKLRNCTGMDTFLPFSPHSESLEQSQKEMDTQVKSEVLSILSSMADLSNAVHWLPPGFLWAGQFPPWLVGLMGTISSLIGVYQHL, encoded by the exons ATGGCGGCAGCTGCGGACCCGCTCGGCAGCCTGGTCTCGACGCTGGAGTCGTACCGCGGCCGCGACCGAGTG atcCGGACCCTGTGCTATGGCTGCCAGCTGGCCGGGGGGGTCCTGGCCCGGAAAAGCCCCACGGAGTCCGAGATGGGCAGGAGGCTCCTGGCTGTGTCAGCCCAGCTGAGCCACTGCCGGACGGTGCTGCGCCTCTTCGATGATCTCGCCATGCTCGCCTACAGCCGCCAGTACGGGCTGGGTGCCAAG GAAGAAGATGCCATTGTCCGCTGGCTCTCTGTCCTCAGTAACCTGGCTGATCAGCTCTACTACCCCTGTGAGCACGTAGCATGGGCTGCCGATGCTGATGTTATTCGCACAAACTCACACAAGTGGTGGACATTAAGCACAGCTTTCTGGGGGCTCTCCCTAGTCCTGGGCATTGTACG GTCTCTCAGAATTCTGTTTCAGCTAAGAAGGAAGCTGAGAAATTGCACTGG GATGGATACATTTCTGCCTTTTTCTCCCCACAGTGAATCCTTGGAGCAGAGTCAAAAGGAAATGGACACCCAAGTGAAATCTGAAGTCTTGAGCATCCTCAGCAGTATGGCAGATCTCTCCAATGCTGTCCACTGGCTGCCTCCAGGATTTCTTTGGGCTGGACAGTTTCCTCCATGGCTAGTGGGTCTCATGGGGACCATATCTTCCCTGATTGGTGTCTACCAACATCTGTAG
- the PEX11G gene encoding peroxisomal membrane protein 11C isoform X1, whose translation MAAAADPLGSLVSTLESYRGRDRVIRTLCYGCQLAGGVLARKSPTESEMGRRLLAVSAQLSHCRTVLRLFDDLAMLAYSRQYGLGAKEEDAIVRWLSVLSNLADQLYYPCEHVAWAADADVIRTNSHKWWTLSTAFWGLSLVLGIVRSLRILFQLRRKLRNCTGESLEQSQKEMDTQVKSEVLSILSSMADLSNAVHWLPPGFLWAGQFPPWLVGLMGTISSLIGVYQHL comes from the exons ATGGCGGCAGCTGCGGACCCGCTCGGCAGCCTGGTCTCGACGCTGGAGTCGTACCGCGGCCGCGACCGAGTG atcCGGACCCTGTGCTATGGCTGCCAGCTGGCCGGGGGGGTCCTGGCCCGGAAAAGCCCCACGGAGTCCGAGATGGGCAGGAGGCTCCTGGCTGTGTCAGCCCAGCTGAGCCACTGCCGGACGGTGCTGCGCCTCTTCGATGATCTCGCCATGCTCGCCTACAGCCGCCAGTACGGGCTGGGTGCCAAG GAAGAAGATGCCATTGTCCGCTGGCTCTCTGTCCTCAGTAACCTGGCTGATCAGCTCTACTACCCCTGTGAGCACGTAGCATGGGCTGCCGATGCTGATGTTATTCGCACAAACTCACACAAGTGGTGGACATTAAGCACAGCTTTCTGGGGGCTCTCCCTAGTCCTGGGCATTGTACG GTCTCTCAGAATTCTGTTTCAGCTAAGAAGGAAGCTGAGAAATTGCACTGG TGAATCCTTGGAGCAGAGTCAAAAGGAAATGGACACCCAAGTGAAATCTGAAGTCTTGAGCATCCTCAGCAGTATGGCAGATCTCTCCAATGCTGTCCACTGGCTGCCTCCAGGATTTCTTTGGGCTGGACAGTTTCCTCCATGGCTAGTGGGTCTCATGGGGACCATATCTTCCCTGATTGGTGTCTACCAACATCTGTAG